GGTGCAGGTGGGCGACACGCTGCGGGTTCTGCCCGGCGAGAGCATTCCCCTCGACGGCGAGGTAATGAGCGGTCAGAGCTATGTCAACGAGAGCATGATCACCGGTGAGAGCGTGCCTATTCAGAAAGCCGGGGGGGCGGCCGTGATCGGCGGCACCCTCAACGGCAACGGGGCGCTGACCATCAAGGCCACCCGCGTCGGCAACGACACCGCTCTGGCCCAGATCATCAAGCTGGTCGAGACGGCGCAGGGCAGCAAACCCCCGATCCAGGGTCTGGCGGACCGGGTGGTGGCGGTGTTTGTGCCCATCGTGCTGGTGATCGCTGCCGTGACGTTCATGACGTGGCTGCTGCTGGGCGGTGAGGGTGCGTTTGGTCAGGCACTCATCAACATGGTGGCGGTGCTGATCATCGCCTGCCCGTGTGCGATGGGCCTGGCCACCCCGGTCAGCGTGATGGTGGGCACCGGCAAGGCCGCCGAGCTGGGGGTGCTGTTCAAGAGTGGCGACGCGCTGGAAGGGCTTCAGGCCGCGCAGGTCGTGGCTCTGGACAAGACCGGAACGCTGACGCGCGGCCGGCCGGAACTCACCGATCTGAGCGTGCTGCCCGGATTTGCGCGTGCCGACGTTCTGCGCCTGGTTGCCAGCGCCGAACAGGACAGCGAGCATCCCATCGCCCGCGCCGTCGTGAACGCCGCCCAGGCCGAGGGTCTGCCGCTGACCGCGACCGACTCGTCGCAGGCCGTGCCGGGCTTCGGCCTCGACGCGGTGGTGGGCGGGATGCGGGTGCAGGTTGGCGCGGACCGCTACATGGCGCAGCTCGGCCTGGACGCGGCGTCCTTCGGGACGCAGGCCGCGCAGCTGGGCGATGAGGGCAAGACTCCGCTGTACGTGGCGCTGGACGGTGCGCTGGCGGCGATCCTGGCCGTGGCCGATCCGATCAAGGACGGCAGCCGGGAAGCGGTGGCGGCGCTGCACCGCCAGGGCCTGAAGGTCGCGATGATCACGGGCGACAACGCCCGCACCGCTCAGGCGATTGCCCGTCAGCTGGGCATCGACCGGGTTCAGGCCGAGGTGTTGCCCGGCGACAAGGCCAAGGCGGTCCGGGCCCTGCAGGAAGGAGGGCAGAAGGTGGCGTTCGTGGGCGACGGCATCAACGACGCGCCCGCCCTGGCCCAGGCCGACGTGGGTCTGGCGATTGGCACCGGCACCGATGTGGCCGTAGAAACGGCGGACGTGGTCCTGATGTCGGGTGACCTGCGCGGCGTGCCCAACGCTGTGGCGTTGTCGCGCAGCACCCTGCGCAACATCCGGCTGAACCTGTTCTGGGCCTTCGCCTACAACGTGCTGCTGATTCCAGTGGCCGCAGGCGTGCTGATTCCCGCCTTTGGCCTGCGGCTGAGTCCGGTGCTGGCCGCCGCCGCGATGGGCTTTTCCAGCGTGTTCGTGCTGACCAACGCCCTGCGGCTGCGGGGGTTCCAGCCGCCCCTGCCCCCCAGTGCGCCCCGGCCCCAGCCCGACGGCGACCGTGAAAGGCAGCCTGTGGCCACCTGAGCGGCTGCTCATCCCTCACTTCTTCGCCCCCATTCCAGGAGACCTGTCCCATGCCCAAACTCACCGTCGGCCCGTGGATCGCCACCCAGAAACTCCCCAGCAAGGCGCTGGCCCGTGACCGTCAGGCTTTTCTCGAACGAACGCGGCACCGGCAGCAGGCGCACGAAGTGGCGGGTCTGCCGCTGGTCGGGCTGGGCGGCAGCTGCGGCAAACCCTGTTTTGCCCTGCCGTACACCCTGAGCTGGAACGACGCTAACACGCGCGAGCTGGAGCAGATCGGCGCGGACTTTGGATGTTTTGTCGAATACGGCGTGTACCCGCACCTCAAACTCCTCGACGGTGAACAGGAGGTGGCGGCGGTTCAGGACTGGACCACCTTTGCCACCGTGTACCTGCGCCCCGGATACGAGCGGGCCGAGGAACTGTTGACCGAATTGCGTGACCGCCTCGCGCCGCCGCAGACGTCTTGACGGAACGCACTGGTGTGCGGGCCTCATGATCAGGACAGTCCTGGGCACCGCATTCGTGGAACTTCCACCATAAATATCAGCACACATGTGTTTTAGGCCCACCATTGTGGGCCGGGTTTCCGTTTCTGCGGACATGGGGCGCCGACATGGGTGTCTGGGGGCCGGCGACGACGGGCTGGATGGATTCACCGGATACGTCATCTCCGATCTGGAAACCATGTCTGCCAATGCTGACGAGGCCCCGTTGTAGTCCCACCGCCAACTGGCAAGGCTGAGCCTCGCTTGCGGAACACTCGGGAACCCATGGACGTTCAGGAATCCGTCCCCTATCCCTCATTCAGAGTGGGCCAATAAACCAGGGTCACGTCACACGTCAGCCTCCATTTCTCACCACAACCCCAAGTTCCGCGGGAAGCATTCTGCCCAACACATCATTCAGGGTGCTCCTTCCCCCAGGCAGCACACTTACTCGACTCATTGCACGGAATCAGCAGTAGAACCGCAAAACTGGGTCACCCTCAAGGCGGGTGAGCAGCGAGGTTAGGGGGCCTGTGGATTTGCCGGCCTGTTCACGCACGCCTCGGCGACCGCGGTCACGTG
Above is a window of Deinococcus aerophilus DNA encoding:
- a CDS encoding heavy metal translocating P-type ATPase gives rise to the protein MTTREPTVIEIGVQGMTCASCVGRVERGLKKVEGVEDAAVNLATERARVRFDPARTDARTLIATVRDVGYEPVTAELELPITGMTCANCVGRVERALSKVNGVLSASVNLASERAQVVYLPVATTPGQLRAAVREAGYEVLEQEQGASGPDTQQAAREAEVAHLRAQVVFSAVFAVPLLLIAMLPMLWPALERSLMASIGMGALNWIMLALAAPVQFGPGRRFYRLGWASLKHRSPDMNALVMIGTSAAFFYSLVVTLAPQLFPVGTAHVYYEASGVVITLILLGKYFEAVAKGRSSAAMKTLLSLQPKEARVLRDDVERLLPVDEVQVGDTLRVLPGESIPLDGEVMSGQSYVNESMITGESVPIQKAGGAAVIGGTLNGNGALTIKATRVGNDTALAQIIKLVETAQGSKPPIQGLADRVVAVFVPIVLVIAAVTFMTWLLLGGEGAFGQALINMVAVLIIACPCAMGLATPVSVMVGTGKAAELGVLFKSGDALEGLQAAQVVALDKTGTLTRGRPELTDLSVLPGFARADVLRLVASAEQDSEHPIARAVVNAAQAEGLPLTATDSSQAVPGFGLDAVVGGMRVQVGADRYMAQLGLDAASFGTQAAQLGDEGKTPLYVALDGALAAILAVADPIKDGSREAVAALHRQGLKVAMITGDNARTAQAIARQLGIDRVQAEVLPGDKAKAVRALQEGGQKVAFVGDGINDAPALAQADVGLAIGTGTDVAVETADVVLMSGDLRGVPNAVALSRSTLRNIRLNLFWAFAYNVLLIPVAAGVLIPAFGLRLSPVLAAAAMGFSSVFVLTNALRLRGFQPPLPPSAPRPQPDGDRERQPVAT